ACCACAGAAACACACAAGGGATGCACCTAATTTTCATAAGTTTTGAACAGAGCTGTAAGTTTtaaataattttctatttgCATGAAAACTGCAAACTAATATTATAGCTCTTTTATATCAAAGGAACAGGTGCCATAAGGGTTTCCACTTATATGAATATAATGTAGAAGGTGACCACATGACTCTTTCTTTACAAAAAATATGATAGCTTATGCCTAGCAATTAGGGAACGTATCATATGCACACAAGTCTTTTCATGTATACACTATGCATAGTAACTAGAAAATATCAacaaaaattctataaaaattaTACATGTACTTTTAATAGTATTAAATTTATATCTTAAGTCCCatcttcaaatttattataacaGATTTATACTCTCAAAACTCAGaattcttatctttttttatgactaaaatataatgaatttgagatTAAGACTTCACATAAGTGTATTATTATTGGAAGTACTTGTACaaatttttctagatttttttggtaaaatttgttagttggtgtgcataGTATGTACATGAAAAGACTTTGTGCACATGATATGTTCCCTagcatttatatatgtattgaaaggGAAGTAGTTACAGGGGGGAAAAAGTTTTTCATCAGTTATAAATAACCAAACACTTCGCTTTGATTTTTACCACAACCActtgttttcttcctttttctacACCTGCAAGCACCAAAGTTGAAGCAGATACCATGCAGAAATTGAACTGTTGAACCATTACAAAAGAATGGGAGAGGAATCAAGACATAAGGAGTAGATAATGTGGATACAGCTTCAACTGAGCTTCATTGGGGTTCaatcttgttttgttttgtgaGAATGGGATGCATGGAGGAAAAGAAGACAAACCAGCACCGCATTACCTGGAGGATCTTAGGAGAAATTGGTACGGCATTTCAAACAGGAACATCAAGCTCGAACGACAAGTGGTAAGTGAGATATACAATTCTCAGCATGGCTGGAGGGACAAGTGCAATGTGCTGGAGGGATCGATGAGAGGAGAACAGAATTGAAGTTGTCAACTGAAATCATCACCAAGTTTGGTTGCTGGCTGGTTCTTGTTTTATTTTCGTTGCTAGCAAAATGCATGTACGTTGTTACAGAATTTAGAAAATCACATCGCCACATTGCAAAAAAAGAAatctattttcagtttagagcctaatttagaattaaattatatgtttttttttcatctttttatATCTCAGCTATAAAAGATTTGAAATGGACTCAACTAAATCATTAATGCATAACTTCCTCCCTTAAAAAGTATTTGGTTTCGAGAGGGATGGACATGTGAGTTCCACGTGTTATAGTTTGAGGGAGTTGGTGGTGGCAGACCGACCAACTTGAAACTCAAACAAGATCATCATTAGTTTTATGTGTAGCTGCTCTGAGCCTCCGTTCTCCATGTCTCTCTTTTTGCTTTTGCCTAGTTGCTTACTTGCTTCCtatttacaaaatggctttcaCCACTCTTTCTCAAACTAAAAGAAAGAAATCAACTAGGAACGGTTGTACTAAGGTTGAACTGTGACATCCTGGCTCAATTAGGATGAGGCATTTGTGGCCCATGAGAGCTATGTGCTCATGTTTAATACCACCTCACTAGTTTAGCAAGaatggaaccaacttataacGACTTGTTCCTCCAAACATATCACTCCCGGATAATCCCTTTTACATGAAGCGATGGTGAAAGTGTAAATGGGTAGTATGTATAAGTAGGCCCACCCGTCAGATGGGCTGGCTACGTTGTTCTAGAGGGTGGACTGTTACAAACTGAGCTCAACCACCAATTATACCGTTCCCAATGTGGGACCACCAAAGAGGTAGCTAGCAAAGTACACTACCTAGGCAGCAAGAGATCACCAGCGGCACAAGAACAGGCCTCTAGCTCATGGCTTGAATGTGTGAGAATCATAGATTATTTATTTCTAATCTATAACATGATGGCTTTAGTCTAAAATGATCACCCTAATTCTAATGCGGAATTGGATAATGGACGGTGTTTTGTTGACAGACATGGAGATGTTGTTGATGCTATGAATAGTCGATAGTTTTAAGTTGGTTATTTAATTTGGATATAGACTGACAAATGATTATATTCTTCTAATTGATTAAATTCTACTTTTGGATGGTTGATAGGATTATTTACAAGTTATTGGAAGAACTTGCAGCATGTGGGGTATATGGTTATACTACGTGACATATATTCATGAGTGGAGTTCAGAGTTTTGGCTTGTCTCCAGGCATACATATACCTAGGCACAAGTCCAGCGCAAAAGCATACAAGGAAGATCATAACAACATGTTTCCCTTCTCTGGAAAATTTTGTTGGCAACAGATGCCTTCTCCTTCTTTCAGCTTCTGCTTCTTTAGTCAGTTTGGAGGAAGCAGCAAATAGTtgatgatatgagaattccttCTACATCGGCTTAGGTGTAGCAACAcgactttattattattattattattattattattattttacaaaaatataaaatagatCAGTCCCTCACCACAAGTAGAGCAAGTTGGTGAGTTATTGTAAAGTTCTACAAAGCTAATTTAAAAGTTATTGCATTAACTTATTTCATATTACAAACAAGAGTGTCAATGGAACAATGAAAACCATATGACATACtataattttgtttttattattgAAATTATATAATTCAAAGAGAATAAATCCACATAGCCGTAAAGTTCTACATGTGGTgcattaccaaaatatatatagcttACAAAACATGACAAGCTTAGTTTGAAAAATTGCAATCCTTATCACATTGACACATAAAGTGAGTGATGAGtcataatattatttttcttgcTACCCATCATGTATATATGATAGCCACAAAGTTACTTTGATGATGATATCAAAGAACATTTTTAGGTGCACCTAACAGAATATCCAAATAATATGACTCACTTAGATCATAATAGAGCATCAAGTAAAACTAACACTCTAAAGCAACCGATGGGAAAGCATCTATAAATAGACAAGCACAATGAAAATCCTCATCATCCTTCACCACAATTCAAATATTATAGTTGAAGCATAGTAGTAGAATCCAACAACAATGAAGATCATTTTCGTATTTGCTCTCCTTGCTATTGTTGCATGCAATGCCTCTGCGCGGTTTGATCCTCTTAGTCAAAGTTATAGGCAATATCAACTACAGTCGCATCTCCTACTACAGCAACAAGTGCTCAGCCCATGCAGTGAGTTCGTAAGGCAACAGTATAGCATAGTGGCAACCCCCTTCTGGCAACCAGCTACGTTTCAATTGATAAACAACCAAGTCATGCAGCAGCAGTGTTGCCAACAGCTCAGGCTGGTAGCACAACAATCTCACTACCAGGCCATTAGTATTGTTCAAGCGATTGTGCAACAGCTACAACTGCAGCAATTTAGTGGTGTCTACTTTGATCAGACTCAAGCTCAAGCCCAAACTCTGTTGACCTTCAACTTGCC
The window above is part of the Oryza sativa Japonica Group chromosome 7, ASM3414082v1 genome. Proteins encoded here:
- the LOC136357264 gene encoding 13 kDa prolamin C; this encodes MKIIFVFALLAIVACNASARFDPLSQSYRQYQLQSHLLLQQQVLSPCSEFVRQQYSIVATPFWQPATFQLINNQVMQQQCCQQLRLVAQQSHYQAISIVQAIVQQLQLQQFSGVYFDQTQAQAQTLLTFNLPSICGIYPNYYSAPRSIATVGGVWY